One region of Sulfurisphaera ohwakuensis genomic DNA includes:
- a CDS encoding 6-pyruvoyl trahydropterin synthase family protein, translating into MKVKVGLEGFSFDSAHYTLSSEGNQQIHGHTYRVSIEVEGESIDENTGFVIDFDILKKIINDIVKDWDHKLIIPSEDLNQIYFKGPFKLDIKVIPYKYPTAEYIGLEIAKSIYEKLQKKYKITVKIYEGENNYAIIEYP; encoded by the coding sequence ATGAAAGTCAAAGTAGGACTTGAAGGATTTTCTTTTGATTCAGCTCATTATACTTTATCCTCAGAAGGAAATCAACAAATTCATGGACATACATATAGGGTTTCTATTGAAGTTGAGGGTGAGTCAATAGATGAAAATACGGGATTTGTTATAGACTTTGATATTTTAAAGAAGATAATAAATGATATAGTAAAAGATTGGGATCATAAATTAATAATTCCTTCTGAAGATCTTAATCAAATATACTTTAAAGGTCCGTTTAAGCTAGACATAAAGGTCATTCCATATAAATATCCCACGGCAGAATATATCGGATTAGAAATAGCTAAAAGTATATATGAAAAATTACAGAAAAAGTATAAAATTACAGTAAAAATATATGAAGGAGAAAACAATTATGCTATAATTGAGTATCCATGA
- a CDS encoding AAA family ATPase, which produces MGVTQFIPLIEVLGAVGITIILLVLLFRKQTQKFILSDKALQIQQKSQKKKEEVKEKITWDMIGGYDDVKKEIKEYIEIPLKYKEIAKKYGLRPPKGILLFGPPGCGKSLMMRALANEAKINFIYVNVSDIMSKWYGESEARLRELFANARKNAPCILFFDEIDTIGVKRESHTGDSVTPRLLSLMLSEIDGLQSEDGVIIVGSTNVPHLLDKALLRAGRFDKLIYIGVPDKKSRKEIFLIHCKNMPLGEDVDFDKLAEMTERFTGADIANVCQEVARMAAVEALEKGVERKITLQDFANVIKRYKPSVTLQMLDEYEKFRLDYERKFRGPELPESEDAEKITLNDIGGYEEIKKELYDLLEMQFKYYNLMEQMKIPSIRGILLYGPPGVGKTMMAKALARTLGVRLIMLSGAEILYKGYEGAVSAVKEVFNRARENKPSILLLDELDAIAPKRENQKSEASKIVNQLLTEMDGIRSLKEVVVIGTTNRLEDIDPALKRPGRFDRIIYMPLPNKDERKDIFEKYLGKDICEQVNCDKLADITEGYSGADIAAVTREAKLKVLKEIIRGNKERKLTYEDLLEAIAKVKPSVKKEQLNSTSSDLKKE; this is translated from the coding sequence ATGGGAGTTACTCAATTTATTCCATTAATAGAGGTTCTTGGTGCTGTTGGAATTACAATAATCCTCCTAGTTCTCCTATTCAGAAAACAGACTCAAAAGTTCATATTATCAGACAAAGCTCTACAAATACAACAAAAGTCTCAGAAAAAGAAAGAAGAAGTTAAAGAAAAAATTACATGGGATATGATCGGTGGATATGATGATGTAAAAAAAGAAATTAAAGAATATATAGAGATTCCACTGAAGTATAAGGAAATAGCTAAGAAATATGGATTGAGACCTCCGAAAGGGATTTTACTATTTGGTCCACCTGGTTGTGGTAAGAGCTTAATGATGAGAGCACTAGCAAATGAGGCAAAAATTAACTTTATTTATGTTAATGTAAGCGATATCATGAGCAAATGGTACGGTGAAAGTGAAGCTAGACTTAGAGAATTGTTTGCGAATGCTAGGAAAAACGCACCATGCATATTATTTTTTGATGAAATAGACACTATAGGAGTTAAAAGAGAAAGTCATACTGGAGATTCTGTCACGCCTAGATTGCTTTCTCTGATGCTGTCAGAGATAGATGGATTACAAAGCGAAGATGGGGTTATTATTGTTGGTTCTACTAACGTTCCACATCTTTTAGATAAAGCACTCTTAAGGGCAGGTAGATTTGATAAACTAATTTATATTGGTGTGCCTGATAAAAAATCTAGAAAAGAGATATTTCTCATTCATTGTAAGAATATGCCTTTAGGTGAAGATGTTGACTTTGATAAATTAGCCGAAATGACAGAAAGATTCACTGGAGCCGATATAGCAAATGTATGCCAGGAAGTTGCTAGAATGGCTGCTGTAGAGGCATTAGAAAAGGGAGTAGAAAGAAAAATAACACTACAAGATTTCGCAAACGTAATTAAGAGATATAAACCAAGTGTAACTTTACAAATGCTTGATGAATATGAGAAGTTTAGGCTAGATTACGAGAGAAAGTTCAGAGGACCTGAGTTACCTGAATCAGAAGATGCTGAAAAAATAACCTTAAATGATATAGGAGGATATGAGGAGATAAAGAAAGAATTATATGATTTGCTAGAAATGCAATTCAAGTACTATAATTTAATGGAACAAATGAAGATTCCATCAATTAGAGGAATTTTACTTTACGGACCTCCAGGTGTAGGTAAAACAATGATGGCTAAAGCACTAGCAAGAACGTTAGGCGTTAGATTAATTATGCTAAGTGGAGCAGAAATTCTTTATAAGGGATATGAAGGTGCTGTTTCAGCAGTTAAAGAAGTATTTAACAGAGCTAGAGAGAATAAACCTTCCATCTTACTATTAGATGAACTTGACGCTATTGCTCCTAAACGTGAAAACCAAAAGTCAGAGGCTTCAAAAATAGTTAACCAACTTCTAACTGAAATGGACGGAATCAGAAGTTTGAAGGAAGTAGTGGTTATAGGAACTACAAATAGATTAGAAGATATCGATCCAGCATTAAAAAGACCAGGCAGATTTGATAGAATAATTTATATGCCATTACCTAATAAAGATGAAAGAAAAGATATATTTGAAAAATACTTAGGTAAAGATATATGTGAACAAGTGAATTGCGATAAATTGGCTGACATTACTGAGGGTTACAGCGGAGCTGATATAGCTGCTGTAACAAGAGAAGCAAAACTGAAAGTCTTAAAGGAAATAATAAGGGGAAACAAAGAAAGAAAATTGACTTATGAAGACTTATTAGAAGCTATTGCAAAAGTTAAGCCTTCTGTAAAGAAAGAGCAATTAAATTCAACAAGTTCTGATCTGAAGAAAGAATAA
- a CDS encoding isopropylmalate synthase: protein MGCQFSVNSKKVRIFDTTLRDGEQAPGIDLTVEQKVKIARKLAELGVDVIEAGFPAASEGEFIATKKILEEVGDQVEVIGLSRANKQDIDKTIDTGISSIHVFIATSDIHLKYKLKMTREQVLDKIYESVRYAKDHGLIVEYSPEDATRTDKDFLLKAVSTAIEAGADRINIPDTVGVMHPFKFHDLIKDVVSVTKDKIVSVHCHNDFGLATANSIAGVMAGARQVHVTVNGIGERAGNASLEEVVMALKKLLGYEVNIKTYKLYETSRLVSELTGVPVPYFKAIVGENAFGHEAGIHVHGVIENPLTYEPISPEEVGNFRRLALGKHSGIHGLKKLLEEQGIYLDDQELREVLNEIKKLAENGQKVNVDVAKEIAIKVSSKKIKV from the coding sequence TTGGGATGTCAATTCTCGGTTAATTCAAAAAAAGTTAGAATATTTGATACAACATTAAGAGATGGCGAGCAAGCTCCGGGTATAGATTTAACAGTCGAACAAAAAGTTAAGATAGCAAGAAAATTGGCAGAACTAGGAGTTGATGTAATAGAAGCTGGTTTTCCTGCAGCTTCTGAGGGAGAATTTATAGCCACTAAGAAAATCTTAGAAGAAGTTGGAGATCAAGTTGAGGTTATAGGATTATCAAGAGCTAATAAGCAAGATATAGATAAGACCATAGATACTGGCATATCAAGCATCCATGTGTTCATTGCTACTTCTGATATACATCTGAAATATAAACTAAAAATGACAAGGGAACAAGTGCTAGATAAAATTTATGAATCAGTTAGATATGCTAAAGATCATGGCTTAATAGTTGAATATTCCCCAGAAGATGCTACAAGAACTGATAAGGATTTCTTATTAAAAGCTGTAAGTACTGCTATTGAGGCTGGGGCAGATAGAATAAATATACCAGATACTGTTGGAGTTATGCATCCCTTCAAGTTTCATGATTTAATCAAAGATGTTGTTTCTGTAACTAAAGATAAAATCGTAAGTGTACACTGCCATAATGATTTTGGTTTAGCAACAGCTAACTCAATTGCTGGAGTAATGGCTGGAGCAAGACAAGTTCATGTAACTGTGAATGGAATTGGAGAGAGAGCCGGAAATGCATCATTAGAAGAAGTAGTGATGGCACTGAAAAAACTTTTGGGATATGAGGTTAATATCAAAACATACAAGTTATACGAAACAAGCAGACTTGTATCAGAGTTAACTGGCGTTCCTGTTCCCTATTTTAAAGCAATAGTAGGAGAAAATGCATTTGGTCATGAAGCTGGCATCCATGTTCACGGAGTTATCGAGAACCCATTGACATACGAGCCAATATCTCCAGAGGAGGTAGGTAATTTCAGAAGATTAGCACTAGGAAAACATAGTGGTATACATGGTCTGAAAAAACTTCTTGAGGAACAAGGAATTTACTTAGATGATCAAGAGTTAAGAGAAGTATTAAATGAAATAAAGAAACTTGCTGAAAATGGTCAAAAGGTAAATGTTGATGTTGCTAAAGAGATAGCTATTAAAGTAAGTAGCAAAAAGATTAAAGTATGA
- a CDS encoding Lrp/AsnC ligand binding domain-containing protein, with amino-acid sequence MPVKAYILVVTAFGKETDVANSIKRINGVKEANPVYGEYDVVAEIVTDSLDELNKVISQIRKDPSILRTVTLIVM; translated from the coding sequence ATGCCGGTAAAAGCGTATATATTAGTTGTAACCGCTTTTGGAAAAGAAACAGATGTGGCTAATTCAATAAAAAGAATAAACGGTGTAAAAGAAGCTAATCCAGTATATGGAGAATACGATGTAGTAGCAGAAATTGTTACAGATAGTTTAGATGAGCTAAATAAGGTAATTTCTCAAATTAGAAAAGACCCATCTATTCTAAGAACTGTAACTCTAATTGTAATGTAA
- a CDS encoding MBL fold metallo-hydrolase, producing the protein MIKFFYHSSFLLDNKILLDPHDGGSIGLPRPETKADLILITHNHYDHNAYEIIPHKDVKIKYYGEFNYASYTIEGLKAYHDKEKGKRRGETAIYRIVNPNGKLIVHMGDIGHMPDDQILEKIKNPDILMIPVGGVITINALEAKEIIDKLNPKITIPMHYWIKGHFMPLDPLDNFLEVINRKTIEIREKEVDENSIEKGSILIFKV; encoded by the coding sequence ATGATAAAGTTTTTCTATCATTCTTCTTTTCTTCTAGATAATAAAATACTTTTAGATCCCCATGATGGAGGAAGTATAGGCTTACCCAGACCTGAAACTAAAGCTGATTTAATTCTCATAACTCATAATCATTATGACCATAATGCTTATGAAATAATTCCTCATAAAGATGTAAAAATTAAATATTATGGAGAATTTAATTATGCTTCGTATACTATTGAAGGATTAAAAGCATATCATGATAAGGAAAAAGGAAAAAGAAGAGGAGAAACTGCTATTTACAGGATTGTAAACCCTAATGGAAAACTGATTGTTCATATGGGCGATATTGGCCATATGCCAGATGATCAAATCCTTGAGAAGATAAAGAATCCAGATATATTGATGATCCCAGTAGGAGGAGTTATAACAATAAATGCCTTGGAAGCAAAAGAAATAATAGATAAACTAAATCCTAAAATAACAATTCCAATGCATTACTGGATTAAAGGACATTTTATGCCATTAGACCCTTTAGATAACTTCTTAGAAGTTATAAATAGAAAAACTATAGAAATAAGAGAAAAAGAAGTTGACGAAAATAGTATTGAAAAGGGATCTATACTTATTTTTAAAGTCTAA
- a CDS encoding 6-hydroxymethylpterin diphosphokinase MptE-like protein, translated as MKIKNDFVEKLNIIRDKRVAVVGAGPNLVSVNKISEDLVISADGATNYLYEHGIIPDIIVTDLDGISVFPEESIYVVHAHGDNISKLYKINNMKIVIGSAQVFPFGNIHLFGGFTDGDRAVILAKLFKAKEIVLYGMDFDSGYVGKYSKPYYEQNLPANWVKRNKLKIAKQIIEQVLSKDL; from the coding sequence ATGAAAATAAAAAATGATTTCGTAGAGAAACTTAACATTATTAGAGATAAAAGAGTAGCAGTTGTAGGTGCTGGTCCTAATCTAGTATCTGTAAATAAAATTAGTGAAGATTTAGTTATTTCAGCAGATGGAGCAACCAACTACTTATATGAACATGGAATCATCCCAGATATAATTGTAACTGATTTAGATGGAATTTCTGTGTTTCCAGAAGAATCAATTTACGTAGTTCATGCACATGGTGATAATATTAGCAAATTGTACAAGATAAACAATATGAAAATTGTAATAGGTTCGGCACAAGTTTTCCCTTTTGGAAATATTCATTTATTCGGTGGATTTACTGATGGAGATAGAGCTGTAATTTTAGCAAAACTCTTCAAAGCTAAAGAAATTGTACTTTATGGAATGGACTTTGACTCTGGTTATGTAGGAAAATATTCAAAACCTTATTATGAACAAAATTTACCAGCTAACTGGGTTAAAAGAAACAAACTAAAAATAGCTAAACAGATAATCGAACAAGTTTTAAGCAAAGATTTATAA
- a CDS encoding inositol monophosphatase family protein, whose product MREVLVKITKEIISFLYEEKDKQGIDKIIGKHGNDVTRVIDKKSEELIFDRLNHSGYKFMFVSEEAGVVNKENYEYIAIIDPLDGSTNYLNGIPWSSVSIAVYRRGEKDILSSFTGVVGNIFTKKIYSYDENFSYVDEEKISTPHPPDRLLILAYFSRSRLLSVKNFLDSLNADYKIRSLGSASLDMILVCTGKASIYFDVRGKLRNVDVAASSNFCKRLGIIPRNSRLEEIRVGIEKVEQIQEIILSSDQNLLNLIALSLQKA is encoded by the coding sequence ATGCGAGAGGTTTTAGTAAAGATTACAAAGGAAATAATTTCTTTTCTATATGAAGAAAAAGATAAACAAGGTATTGATAAAATCATAGGAAAACATGGAAATGATGTTACTAGGGTTATTGATAAGAAATCAGAAGAATTGATTTTCGATAGGCTTAATCATTCTGGATATAAATTTATGTTCGTCTCAGAGGAAGCTGGTGTGGTTAATAAAGAAAACTATGAGTATATAGCTATTATTGATCCTTTAGACGGAAGTACAAATTACCTAAATGGAATTCCTTGGTCTTCAGTATCTATAGCAGTCTATAGAAGAGGAGAAAAAGATATTTTGTCCTCTTTTACTGGTGTAGTAGGTAATATATTCACTAAAAAGATATATTCATATGATGAAAATTTTTCATATGTTGATGAAGAAAAAATTAGTACTCCTCATCCACCAGACAGACTTCTGATTTTAGCATATTTTTCAAGGTCAAGGCTTTTATCTGTAAAGAACTTTCTTGATTCATTAAATGCTGATTATAAAATAAGAAGTTTAGGGAGTGCCTCATTAGATATGATTTTAGTGTGTACTGGTAAAGCATCTATTTATTTTGATGTTAGGGGAAAATTAAGAAATGTTGATGTTGCAGCTTCTTCTAACTTCTGTAAAAGGCTTGGAATAATCCCTAGGAACTCAAGATTAGAAGAAATAAGAGTAGGAATAGAAAAAGTAGAACAAATCCAGGAAATTATTCTTTCTTCAGATCAGAACTTGTTGAATTTAATTGCTCTTTCTTTACAGAAGGCTTAA
- a CDS encoding HEPN domain-containing protein, whose amino-acid sequence MNNSALSSEYLSKAFRYLKQAKTSLEEGDLVGTLDNSYNFVENLSKALLALYGYYSLEEHTSQKLNLILSKLTEEKEIALVRKLQLMEEKLYPLTLLDESSFKDSVIIRNFEAKGLIKELEEIFELANNVFDEFHS is encoded by the coding sequence ATGAATAATAGCGCGTTATCATCCGAATATCTAAGTAAAGCTTTTAGATATTTAAAACAAGCTAAAACTTCATTAGAAGAAGGAGATTTAGTAGGTACCTTAGATAACTCTTACAATTTTGTAGAGAATTTAAGTAAAGCACTATTAGCACTTTATGGTTACTATTCACTAGAAGAACATACGTCACAGAAACTTAACTTAATTCTTTCAAAGTTAACAGAAGAAAAAGAAATAGCTTTAGTTAGAAAGCTTCAACTCATGGAGGAAAAACTATATCCTTTAACTTTACTTGATGAATCGTCATTTAAGGATTCTGTGATTATAAGAAATTTTGAAGCAAAAGGACTGATAAAGGAATTAGAAGAAATATTTGAACTTGCTAATAATGTATTTGATGAGTTTCATAGTTGA
- a CDS encoding dihydropteroate synthase-like protein, producing MKVLLVTGKLAYESVKEIASQLKDVKADVIALNYPIASLMTVDYIAENLKNISLKDYDYIIIPGLASGDAQKIQEVTKVKTYKGSEDYRDIPRVIEALSKGETLSTIYPADTILKKKKEEDIEKILRELEEKGDFAFEIDGLKIPRYPPPFRIFIEFDASKDIEFLLGEAKRVSNYVNVIVLGFPNGHEDLDEVRKKVTKFREEGYIVGIDSASTKELIEGAKAGADFIFNLNEDNINELAVIKDKAFVVAPLSIENRANVTFNLYRKAKEIGFEKLILDPILSPPMVGLVDSIFEYKKLRDLTDAPMLMGILNVTELIDVDSIGVNALLTAIAGELKIGNLLIMEHGKTRWSSYEVNIATKMISVSLHKKSLPKDLGLDLLILKDKKRIKEKIRNPEDYLFINEHIEPKNMDKGFVVIKVADKIYLEWKGKENIKISGTDGLSIGRKLIELKKDINNEHSLYIGYELAKAELAFKLDKNYIQDEPLFVRGYNIIDSNNNTTKKK from the coding sequence GTGAAAGTGTTACTAGTAACCGGAAAATTAGCATATGAGAGCGTAAAAGAAATTGCAAGTCAATTGAAAGATGTAAAAGCTGATGTTATTGCACTTAATTACCCCATTGCTTCGTTAATGACAGTAGATTATATAGCAGAAAACTTAAAGAATATATCACTTAAGGATTACGATTACATTATCATTCCTGGTTTAGCTAGTGGTGATGCACAAAAAATACAAGAAGTAACAAAGGTTAAAACGTATAAAGGTAGTGAAGACTATAGGGATATTCCTAGAGTAATAGAAGCTCTCTCAAAAGGTGAAACTTTATCTACGATTTATCCAGCTGATACTATACTAAAGAAAAAGAAAGAGGAGGACATAGAAAAGATCTTAAGGGAATTAGAAGAAAAAGGCGATTTTGCATTTGAGATAGATGGATTAAAAATACCTAGATATCCTCCTCCATTTAGAATATTTATAGAGTTTGATGCAAGCAAAGACATAGAGTTTCTTCTAGGAGAAGCTAAAAGAGTATCAAATTACGTTAATGTGATCGTATTAGGATTTCCTAATGGTCATGAGGATTTAGATGAGGTAAGAAAGAAAGTTACTAAATTCAGAGAGGAAGGATATATTGTTGGTATAGATTCAGCCTCAACTAAAGAGCTTATTGAGGGAGCAAAAGCTGGTGCAGATTTTATATTTAATCTTAATGAGGATAATATAAATGAACTCGCCGTAATAAAAGATAAAGCATTCGTAGTTGCACCTCTTTCTATTGAAAATAGAGCTAATGTTACTTTTAATCTATATAGGAAAGCAAAGGAGATAGGATTTGAGAAACTGATATTAGACCCTATCCTCTCGCCACCAATGGTTGGACTAGTTGATAGTATTTTTGAATACAAAAAATTAAGAGACCTTACAGATGCTCCTATGCTAATGGGAATACTTAATGTTACTGAGCTAATAGATGTAGATAGTATAGGTGTTAATGCATTATTGACAGCAATAGCTGGTGAGCTCAAAATTGGAAACTTACTGATAATGGAACACGGTAAGACTCGTTGGAGTTCTTATGAAGTAAACATAGCTACTAAAATGATTAGCGTATCCCTACATAAAAAAAGTTTACCAAAAGATCTAGGTTTAGATCTTCTAATATTAAAAGATAAAAAGAGGATAAAAGAGAAAATTAGAAACCCAGAAGATTATTTGTTTATTAATGAACATATAGAACCTAAAAACATGGATAAAGGATTTGTAGTCATAAAAGTGGCTGATAAAATCTATCTCGAATGGAAGGGAAAAGAAAATATTAAGATATCTGGAACAGATGGGCTTAGTATAGGTAGAAAATTAATAGAATTGAAGAAGGATATTAATAATGAGCATAGTTTGTATATAGGATATGAATTAGCTAAGGCTGAATTAGCGTTTAAGCTAGATAAAAATTATATACAAGACGAACCTTTATTTGTGCGTGGATATAATATCATCGACTCCAACAATAATACGACTAAGAAAAAATAA
- a CDS encoding ribbon-helix-helix protein, CopG family — MRVVTFKVEEDLLELLDRYAIRYGLNRSEAIRKAIESLVKTEIDKETVPVAKVEKVRL, encoded by the coding sequence ATGAGAGTTGTAACATTTAAAGTAGAAGAAGATTTATTGGAACTATTAGATAGGTATGCAATAAGGTATGGTTTAAATAGATCAGAAGCTATCAGAAAAGCTATTGAAAGCCTGGTTAAAACAGAAATAGATAAAGAAACAGTGCCAGTTGCAAAGGTTGAAAAAGTTAGACTTTAA
- a CDS encoding phytoene desaturase family protein, which produces MYDVVIIGGGHNGLVAASYLAKEGLKVAVFERRNVIGGAAVTEELWPGIKVSTASYVFSLFRKKIIDDLRLYDFGLKVYLKDPSLFVPFGKSKSITIWTSTKKTIKEIEKFSKKDAQSYEKFVKILEIFSEIADFLILNKPINLSEAEELLKLFKGLNVDENTALTIARMFFQDGKSFLDEFFESEEVKSALIEDSVVGTYASPSTPGTAYVLLHHNFGEVNGVKGAWGYVEGGMGNVSNALRRVAEYYGAEIFLNSEVDEIIVKNDEAKGIKLKNGKIIESKIVLSNADPKTTFLKLLRNAELDEEFIRKVNALKTIGVSFKINGYIEELPDFGNGKSLRPEHIASELIIPSISYVEKAYLDAKNLGYSREPWLSINIPSTVDPTLAPQGKFVFTIFGQYVPYSKDLDKIKDKIAEISIEKVREFAPNFKPIKYEILTPLDIERRFGIWEGNIFHLDMTPDQLYFFRPLIGYSNYRTPIKNLYLCGSGTHPGGGVTGAPGYNASMEILKDIKH; this is translated from the coding sequence ATTTACGATGTAGTAATTATAGGTGGAGGTCATAATGGTTTAGTTGCAGCATCCTACTTAGCGAAAGAAGGTTTAAAAGTTGCAGTATTTGAAAGAAGAAACGTTATAGGTGGTGCAGCAGTAACTGAAGAATTATGGCCTGGAATTAAAGTTTCCACAGCATCATATGTCTTTAGCTTATTTAGAAAAAAGATAATCGACGATCTAAGACTATATGATTTCGGGCTGAAGGTATATTTAAAAGACCCAAGTCTGTTTGTCCCTTTTGGAAAGAGCAAGAGCATAACTATTTGGACTTCAACTAAGAAAACAATAAAAGAAATTGAGAAGTTTTCAAAAAAAGATGCCCAGTCTTATGAAAAATTCGTAAAAATTCTGGAAATTTTCTCAGAGATAGCAGATTTCTTAATATTAAATAAACCAATAAACCTCTCTGAAGCAGAAGAATTACTTAAATTATTTAAAGGTTTAAACGTGGACGAAAACACAGCATTGACTATTGCGAGGATGTTTTTCCAGGACGGGAAGTCATTCCTAGATGAATTCTTCGAAAGTGAAGAAGTAAAATCAGCCTTGATAGAAGATTCTGTTGTAGGAACTTACGCTTCTCCCTCTACTCCTGGTACGGCTTATGTATTACTTCATCATAATTTCGGAGAGGTTAACGGAGTTAAAGGAGCTTGGGGTTATGTGGAAGGAGGAATGGGAAATGTATCCAATGCTCTTAGGAGGGTTGCAGAATATTATGGTGCAGAAATTTTTCTTAACTCCGAAGTTGATGAGATAATTGTTAAAAATGATGAGGCTAAAGGAATAAAATTAAAAAACGGAAAAATAATAGAGAGTAAAATAGTTCTTTCTAATGCTGATCCTAAGACTACATTTCTTAAATTACTTAGAAATGCTGAATTAGATGAAGAATTCATTAGAAAAGTAAATGCACTTAAGACTATAGGTGTATCATTTAAGATAAACGGATACATAGAAGAACTCCCAGATTTTGGGAATGGAAAATCATTAAGACCAGAACATATAGCTTCAGAACTAATTATACCCTCTATAAGTTACGTAGAAAAAGCATATTTAGATGCAAAAAATTTGGGCTATTCCAGAGAACCATGGTTATCAATTAACATCCCATCAACTGTAGATCCTACGTTAGCACCTCAAGGGAAGTTTGTCTTCACAATTTTCGGCCAATATGTACCTTATAGTAAAGATCTTGATAAGATTAAAGATAAGATAGCAGAAATCAGTATTGAAAAAGTTAGAGAATTTGCACCTAATTTTAAGCCAATTAAATACGAAATATTAACGCCTCTAGATATTGAAAGAAGATTTGGAATATGGGAAGGAAATATATTTCATCTTGATATGACACCAGACCAATTATACTTCTTTAGACCTCTGATAGGATATTCTAATTATAGGACTCCAATAAAGAATCTGTATCTGTGTGGATCTGGGACTCATCCAGGTGGTGGTGTTACTGGAGCACCAGGATATAATGCCTCTATGGAGATTTTGAAAGACATAAAACATTGA
- the trxB gene encoding thioredoxin-disulfide reductase — translation MSLLPRAFDVKPGEKFDVVIIGMGPAAYSAALYSARFMLKTLMIGETPGGQLTEAGEVDDYLGLIGIQAADMIKLFNKHIEKYNVPAIMDTVEYFRKENNEFIVKTKRRGEFRADVIIVAVGVKRRKLNVPGEAEFTGKGVSYCSVCDAPLFKNRPVVVVGGGDSALEGAEILSRYATKVYLVHRRDEFKAQPIYVESVKQKPNVEFILNSVVKEIKGDKIVRKVIVQNLKTNEIRELDVNGVFVEIGFDPPTDFARQNGLEVDSHGYIKVDEWMRTNIEGVYAAGDCTGMWLGFRQIITSAAQGAVAAHSAFNYLTEKKRKK, via the coding sequence ATGAGTCTTTTACCTAGAGCATTTGATGTAAAGCCAGGAGAGAAGTTTGATGTGGTTATAATTGGTATGGGTCCTGCTGCATATAGTGCAGCATTATACAGTGCAAGGTTTATGCTAAAGACTTTAATGATAGGTGAAACACCTGGAGGACAATTAACGGAAGCGGGTGAAGTTGATGATTATTTAGGTTTAATTGGAATTCAAGCTGCTGATATGATAAAACTATTCAATAAGCACATAGAAAAATATAACGTCCCTGCAATTATGGATACGGTTGAATACTTTAGAAAAGAAAATAACGAATTTATAGTTAAAACTAAAAGAAGAGGAGAGTTCAGAGCTGATGTAATAATAGTTGCAGTAGGCGTAAAGAGAAGAAAACTAAACGTGCCTGGAGAAGCTGAATTTACCGGTAAAGGTGTTTCTTATTGTTCAGTATGTGATGCTCCGTTATTTAAGAACAGACCAGTTGTTGTTGTTGGAGGAGGAGACTCCGCGTTGGAAGGAGCTGAAATTCTTTCTCGCTACGCAACTAAAGTATATCTTGTGCATAGAAGAGACGAATTTAAAGCACAGCCAATTTATGTAGAGAGTGTCAAGCAAAAGCCAAATGTTGAGTTTATTTTAAATTCAGTAGTTAAAGAAATTAAAGGTGATAAAATAGTTAGAAAAGTAATCGTTCAGAATTTAAAGACTAATGAAATTAGAGAGCTTGATGTTAATGGAGTATTTGTTGAAATTGGTTTCGATCCGCCAACAGATTTTGCTAGGCAAAATGGCCTAGAAGTAGATTCGCATGGATATATCAAAGTAGACGAATGGATGAGAACTAATATAGAAGGTGTATATGCTGCTGGTGATTGTACTGGGATGTGGTTAGGTTTTAGGCAAATTATAACTTCAGCTGCACAAGGCGCGGTAGCTGCACATAGTGCTTTTAATTATTTAACAGAGAAAAAGAGGAAAAAGTAA